One genomic window of Gracilinema caldarium DSM 7334 includes the following:
- a CDS encoding glycosyl transferase family protein — translation MTLVLLFAVTLLFSAILVRFIIKAAHRFSWYDHIDERKVHTGQVPRLGGVAFIPAYLIVIIILTLTGIWKEQVTGSFVLVLVAMVFIVVFGIWDDFKPLRAQYKALVQLVAAILVVAAGYRFSARNRSSRPMPP, via the coding sequence ATGACCTTAGTGCTGTTGTTTGCTGTAACCCTGCTCTTTTCTGCCATCCTCGTAAGGTTCATCATTAAGGCGGCCCACCGGTTTTCCTGGTATGATCATATTGATGAACGAAAGGTTCATACGGGGCAGGTTCCCCGGCTGGGCGGCGTCGCTTTTATTCCGGCCTATCTTATTGTTATCATTATACTTACACTTACGGGCATCTGGAAGGAACAGGTAACCGGTTCCTTTGTGCTCGTGCTGGTTGCGATGGTGTTTATCGTGGTGTTCGGCATCTGGGACGACTTTAAGCCCCTGCGGGCCCAGTATAAGGCTTTGGTTCAGCTTGTAGCGGCCATCCTTGTGGTGGCGGCGGGATACCGGTTTTCCGCTCGGAATCGCTCCTCCCGCCCCATGCCGCCATGA
- a CDS encoding NAD-dependent 4,6-dehydratase LegB, with amino-acid sequence MTLTGKSVLVTGADGFIGSHLVEGLIAEGAKVRAFVFYNSFNSWGWLDTFPKEILQQIDIFAGDIRDPNGVRKAMEGIDIVFHLAALIAIPFSYHSPDSYVDTNIKGTLNVLQAARDSHVQKVLVTSTSEVYGTAQYVPIDEKHPFQGQSPYSATKIGADRLAESFYRSFSLPVTIVRPFNTYGPRQSARAIIPTIITQLLTGETEVKLGALTPTRDFNYVKDTVAGFIAIAKSDKTVGEEINIASQQEISIEKLAAELIAQINPNAQIKTDAVRLRPEKSEVERLLGSCQKIKELTDWNPKYDLSKGLAETIEWFRVPQNLQKYKTEIYNL; translated from the coding sequence ATGACATTAACAGGAAAAAGCGTTTTAGTTACCGGTGCCGACGGGTTTATTGGCAGTCATCTTGTAGAGGGTCTTATTGCAGAAGGTGCAAAGGTAAGAGCTTTTGTTTTTTATAACAGTTTTAATTCCTGGGGCTGGCTTGATACCTTTCCAAAAGAAATTTTACAACAGATTGATATTTTTGCCGGCGATATTCGTGATCCTAACGGTGTTAGGAAGGCAATGGAGGGAATCGATATTGTTTTTCATCTTGCAGCGCTCATTGCAATACCATTTAGTTATCATTCACCGGATAGCTATGTTGATACAAACATAAAGGGAACGCTTAATGTTTTACAGGCTGCCCGTGATAGCCACGTACAAAAAGTACTCGTAACTTCAACATCAGAAGTTTATGGAACCGCTCAGTACGTTCCTATTGATGAAAAGCATCCTTTTCAGGGGCAATCGCCGTATTCAGCAACTAAAATTGGTGCAGACAGACTTGCAGAAAGTTTTTATCGCAGTTTTAGTTTACCTGTTACAATTGTTAGGCCATTTAATACCTATGGTCCACGACAATCAGCCCGTGCGATAATACCAACAATTATTACTCAGCTATTAACAGGGGAAACAGAAGTTAAGTTAGGAGCTCTTACACCAACGAGAGATTTTAATTATGTTAAAGATACGGTAGCTGGCTTTATTGCTATCGCTAAATCTGACAAGACTGTTGGAGAAGAAATAAATATTGCATCACAGCAGGAGATATCAATTGAAAAGCTTGCCGCTGAACTAATAGCACAAATAAATCCTAATGCACAAATTAAAACCGATGCAGTACGCTTAAGGCCTGAAAAAAGTGAAGTAGAGCGTTTGCTCGGTTCTTGTCAGAAAATAAAAGAGCTTACTGATTGGAATCCCAAATACGATCTGTCAAAAGGGCTTGCTGAGACGATTGAATGGTTTCGGGTGCCTCAAAATTTACAAAAGTATAAAACAGAAATTTATAATCTCTGA
- a CDS encoding SNF2-related protein: MGLLPSRSVTVVQSKWYGSDAIELTYKDVDGRLANQLLYRSDEDRLAILSQEKPWSFTGDGNLFRLVAEAQRIRLAHLYDPVLAVHTSMVKPLPHQITAVYENMLPKQPLRFLLADDPGAGKTIMAGLLIKELMVRGDLERCLVVCPGNLVEQWQDELYHRFNLPFEIMTREKIESAKSGNWFLENDLVIARLDMLSRNPELQEKIKIPDCRWDLVVCDEAHKMSATFYNSEISYTKRFQLGKLLSTTTRHLLLLTATPHNGKEADFQLFLSLLDQDRFEGKFRDGVHTIDVQDIMRRMVKEQLLTFEGKPLFPERIATTVPFELSEEEENLYEAVTSYVRDEFNRAEGLGNDKYKRTVGLALTILQRRLASSPEAIYQSLKRRRERLQTRLREIQEQQRKNANYDLNRFEENEILDELDEIDDAPDAEVERLENTILDQATAARTIHELEAEIRTLQHLEQLAAIIRRSGNDTKWRELAHLLQYLFSPIEHADTEKLPGFHPSPQEKIVIFTEHRDALEYLRIRIGTLLGRSEAIVVIHGGMGREERFRAENRYPAATTRMAATS, translated from the coding sequence ATGGGGTTACTCCCTTCACGGTCTGTTACGGTTGTACAAAGTAAGTGGTATGGATCCGATGCGATAGAGTTAACCTATAAGGATGTCGATGGCCGACTAGCCAACCAATTACTATATCGTTCAGATGAGGATCGTTTAGCAATTCTTTCTCAGGAGAAGCCCTGGAGTTTTACCGGTGATGGAAACCTATTTCGATTAGTTGCTGAGGCGCAGCGTATCAGATTAGCCCATCTGTATGATCCAGTTTTAGCGGTTCATACTTCCATGGTTAAACCACTGCCACACCAAATAACTGCTGTATATGAAAATATGTTACCAAAACAGCCATTACGATTTTTATTAGCCGATGATCCCGGTGCGGGAAAAACAATAATGGCTGGTTTATTGATAAAGGAGCTTATGGTTAGGGGCGATTTAGAGCGATGTCTTGTGGTGTGTCCGGGAAATTTAGTTGAGCAATGGCAGGATGAACTCTACCATCGTTTTAATTTGCCCTTTGAAATTATGACTCGAGAAAAAATTGAAAGTGCAAAGTCGGGCAATTGGTTTTTAGAGAATGATCTTGTCATTGCTCGTCTTGATATGCTATCCCGCAATCCAGAGCTTCAGGAAAAAATAAAGATTCCAGATTGTAGATGGGACCTGGTTGTCTGCGATGAAGCCCATAAGATGTCTGCTACATTTTATAATAGTGAAATAAGTTATACAAAACGATTTCAATTAGGGAAACTGCTTTCTACTACGACACGGCATCTGCTTTTACTGACAGCAACTCCACACAATGGAAAAGAAGCGGATTTTCAGCTTTTTTTATCATTATTGGACCAGGATCGGTTCGAAGGAAAATTTAGGGATGGGGTACACACCATAGATGTCCAGGACATAATGCGAAGAATGGTAAAGGAGCAATTGTTAACCTTTGAAGGTAAACCCCTTTTCCCAGAGCGCATAGCCACTACTGTACCATTTGAACTTTCAGAAGAAGAAGAAAATCTGTACGAAGCTGTAACAAGCTATGTACGGGATGAATTTAACCGGGCAGAAGGTTTGGGAAATGATAAATATAAACGAACTGTTGGTCTTGCTCTTACAATTTTGCAACGCAGATTAGCATCTTCTCCTGAAGCTATTTACCAATCGCTTAAACGACGCAGAGAACGCCTGCAAACAAGATTGCGGGAAATACAGGAACAACAGCGTAAAAATGCAAATTATGATTTGAACAGGTTTGAGGAAAACGAAATTTTAGATGAATTGGATGAAATAGATGATGCTCCGGATGCAGAGGTGGAACGGTTAGAAAACACTATTCTGGATCAGGCGACTGCAGCACGGACCATACATGAGCTGGAAGCAGAAATTAGAACGCTTCAGCATTTGGAACAGCTTGCGGCAATCATCCGCCGGAGTGGCAACGATACAAAGTGGAGAGAACTCGCACATTTACTCCAATATCTTTTTTCACCAATAGAACATGCTGACACGGAAAAGCTACCCGGTTTTCACCCTTCACCGCAAGAGAAGATTGTTATATTTACAGAACATCGGGATGCCCTTGAATATCTTCGTATCCGAATTGGAACTCTTTTAGGCAGAAGTGAGGCCATTGTAGTAATTCATGGCGGCATGGGGCGGGAGGAGCGATTCCGAGCGGAAAACCGGTATCCCGCCGCCACCACAAGGATGGCCGCTACAAGCTGA
- a CDS encoding DUF3798 domain-containing protein: MKKMTKLTALSLALIFTLGSASLFAQAKAKFHIGVVTGTVSQSEDDLRGAERLIQDYGSVKTGGMIQHITYPDDFMSQQETYISSVVALADDPLMKAIIVNQAIPGTTEAFKRVRAKRPDILLLAGEPHEDPLVIQSAADLALSADFVSRGYLIPWAAKQLGAKSFVHISFARHMSYESLGRRRAIMEEACKDLGIKFYFETAPDPTGDIGMPGAQQFMLEKVPQWIEKYGKDAAFFCTNDGETEPLLKQMLAYGGIFVEADLPSPLMGYPGALGLDLSKEAGNFPAILKKVEEAVIAKGGKGRFGTWAFSYGYTLTAGLGEFAKNVIEGKAKKDSLKDVFAALGKFTPGAKWNGAYYVDMGTGVRAKNQVLIYMDTYIFGKGFLPTTAQTVPEKYYKIQMKKQ, from the coding sequence ATGAAAAAGATGACGAAGCTCACCGCCCTGTCGTTGGCGCTGATCTTCACCCTGGGCAGTGCAAGCCTTTTTGCACAGGCTAAAGCAAAGTTCCATATCGGTGTGGTAACCGGTACGGTATCCCAGTCAGAGGATGATCTGCGGGGTGCGGAACGTCTCATTCAGGATTATGGTTCAGTTAAGACCGGAGGAATGATTCAACATATCACTTATCCTGATGACTTTATGTCCCAGCAGGAAACCTATATTTCTTCCGTCGTTGCCCTGGCCGATGATCCTCTCATGAAGGCCATCATTGTAAACCAGGCAATTCCCGGCACCACCGAAGCCTTTAAGCGGGTTCGGGCAAAACGGCCCGACATTCTCCTTTTGGCCGGTGAACCCCACGAAGATCCCCTGGTTATTCAGAGTGCCGCTGATCTGGCGCTGTCTGCAGACTTTGTGTCCCGGGGTTACCTTATTCCCTGGGCGGCCAAACAGCTGGGAGCCAAGTCCTTCGTACACATCTCCTTTGCACGGCACATGAGCTATGAGTCCCTGGGCCGCCGTCGGGCTATAATGGAAGAAGCCTGTAAAGATCTGGGGATTAAGTTCTATTTTGAAACCGCTCCCGATCCTACCGGTGATATCGGTATGCCCGGTGCACAGCAGTTCATGCTGGAAAAGGTCCCCCAGTGGATCGAAAAATACGGCAAGGATGCGGCCTTCTTCTGCACCAACGATGGCGAGACCGAACCTCTGCTGAAACAGATGCTGGCCTATGGTGGTATCTTTGTAGAAGCGGATCTTCCCTCTCCGTTAATGGGTTACCCGGGAGCCCTTGGGCTGGATCTTTCCAAGGAAGCAGGTAACTTCCCGGCTATTCTTAAAAAGGTTGAAGAAGCGGTTATCGCAAAGGGTGGCAAGGGGCGCTTCGGTACCTGGGCTTTCTCTTATGGGTATACCCTCACCGCCGGCCTTGGCGAATTTGCCAAGAATGTTATCGAAGGAAAGGCTAAAAAAGACAGCCTTAAGGATGTCTTTGCCGCCCTGGGTAAATTTACCCCCGGTGCAAAATGGAATGGCGCCTACTATGTTGATATGGGAACCGGTGTCCGGGCCAAGAACCAGGTCCTGATCTATATGGATACCTATATCTTCGGTAAGGGCTTCCTCCCCACTACCGCCCAAACAGTTCCGGAAAAGTATTATAAAATCCAGATGAAGAAACAGTAA
- a CDS encoding LegC family aminotransferase has protein sequence MEKFKTIIDFIKTLYPNENPVPLHAPRFLGNEKKYLAECVDTTFVSYVGKFVTDFEDHIKRITGSPYAAAFVNGTAALQIALIASGVQPDDEVITQALTFAATSAAICHAGANPVFIDVEPDTLGMSPDALSKFLSNHAETKNGFVVNKKTGKRIAAVVPMHTFGHPVRIDEISEICKSYGILLIEDAAESLGSYYKGKHTGTYGSAAILSFNGNKPVTTGGGGMIISNDEALIEKARHLSTTAKRKHPWEFFHDEIGFNLRLPNVNAALGCAQMEYFDTIIANKRETALKYKEFFTNNGIQFFTEPHNSVSNYWLNVIMLNDRAERDSFLEYSNSQGIQTRPVWKLIPTLPPYQKYQCMEIPVAKMLEDKIVNIPSSVRAE, from the coding sequence ATGGAAAAATTTAAAACAATCATAGACTTTATAAAAACACTGTATCCGAACGAAAATCCTGTTCCATTGCATGCGCCGCGTTTTTTGGGCAATGAAAAAAAATATCTTGCAGAATGTGTGGATACAACATTTGTTTCTTATGTTGGGAAGTTTGTAACAGATTTTGAAGATCATATTAAACGCATAACAGGTAGTCCGTATGCTGCGGCTTTTGTTAATGGCACAGCAGCATTGCAAATAGCGCTTATTGCCTCAGGTGTACAGCCTGATGATGAAGTTATAACTCAAGCTTTGACCTTTGCAGCTACTTCTGCTGCAATTTGTCATGCAGGGGCTAATCCTGTTTTTATTGATGTAGAACCGGATACCCTTGGAATGAGTCCTGATGCGCTTTCGAAGTTTTTATCAAATCATGCAGAAACAAAAAATGGTTTCGTAGTTAATAAGAAAACCGGGAAAAGAATTGCCGCAGTTGTTCCAATGCATACTTTTGGACATCCTGTAAGAATCGACGAAATTTCTGAAATATGTAAATCATATGGTATTCTGCTTATAGAAGATGCAGCAGAATCATTAGGTTCATATTACAAGGGTAAACATACAGGAACGTATGGTTCTGCAGCAATTCTTTCATTTAATGGAAATAAGCCTGTAACAACAGGCGGCGGGGGTATGATTATTTCCAATGATGAAGCGCTCATAGAAAAAGCAAGGCATTTAAGTACAACCGCAAAGAGAAAGCATCCCTGGGAATTTTTTCATGATGAAATTGGTTTTAACCTCCGTTTGCCTAATGTGAATGCAGCTTTGGGTTGTGCTCAAATGGAATATTTTGATACAATCATTGCAAACAAGCGTGAAACTGCCTTAAAGTATAAAGAGTTTTTTACTAATAATGGTATTCAATTTTTCACCGAGCCGCACAATTCTGTGTCAAATTATTGGCTCAATGTGATAATGCTTAACGACAGGGCAGAGCGAGATAGTTTCCTTGAATACAGCAACAGCCAGGGCATTCAAACTCGTCCAGTATGGAAGCTTATACCAACCTTGCCACCTTATCAAAAGTATCAGTGTATGGAAATACCTGTTGCAAAAATGCTTGAAGATAAAATTGTGAATATACCTAGTAGTGTGAGAGCAGAATGA
- a CDS encoding fused response regulator/phosphatase produces the protein MDTIYSVLIVDDSTVNRSYLHYILDEEGYEVWEAPSGEACLAMVQKQRPMLILLDVVMGGIDGFETLRHLKADPAMAWTPVIMLTSMDDQQSKIKAFELGAVDYIVKSANPAEIKARIRVHIRLSMANRDLLQSKIESLGQIKAAQQALLLQPKDLPDAHFSVYYQSLHEAGGDFYEVEQLAEDIYFYMIVDVAGHDVKTSFITPAVKVLLKQFSNPTYTMEEAFGYLGDILTQTVCQDTYLTAAALKINRRSRKAIYLTAGHPPILYIPTKGTIQQLQTKNPPVAMLEGVQYHTETLDIAPGDRFILCTDGLLEFHDPKTGKTKSWVDSLSLLEQFADELKNTDLPSLPQELVNKFALLGQSDDDKAVLVTEV, from the coding sequence ATGGACACCATCTATTCGGTCTTGATTGTCGATGATTCCACGGTGAATCGCAGCTATCTCCACTATATTCTGGACGAAGAGGGCTATGAGGTCTGGGAAGCCCCGAGCGGCGAGGCATGCCTTGCCATGGTTCAGAAACAGCGGCCCATGCTGATCCTCTTAGATGTGGTCATGGGCGGAATTGATGGATTTGAAACCTTGCGGCACCTCAAGGCCGATCCGGCGATGGCCTGGACTCCGGTGATCATGCTCACCAGTATGGATGACCAACAGTCAAAGATTAAAGCCTTTGAGCTGGGAGCGGTGGATTATATTGTCAAGTCTGCCAACCCCGCAGAGATAAAAGCCCGGATCCGGGTCCATATCCGGCTCAGCATGGCAAACCGGGATCTCCTCCAGAGCAAAATTGAAAGCCTGGGGCAGATAAAGGCGGCCCAGCAGGCCCTCCTCTTACAACCCAAAGATTTACCGGATGCCCATTTTTCTGTCTATTACCAGTCGCTTCACGAAGCGGGAGGTGACTTTTACGAAGTAGAGCAGCTTGCCGAAGATATTTACTTTTATATGATTGTCGATGTAGCAGGGCATGATGTAAAAACCAGCTTTATCACTCCGGCAGTGAAAGTCCTGCTTAAACAATTTTCAAACCCCACCTATACTATGGAAGAGGCCTTTGGATACCTAGGGGATATACTTACCCAGACGGTCTGTCAGGATACATACCTTACCGCAGCAGCCTTGAAAATTAACCGCCGCTCCCGTAAGGCAATTTATCTTACCGCAGGACACCCACCTATACTGTATATTCCAACCAAGGGGACGATCCAGCAATTGCAGACCAAAAATCCTCCCGTGGCAATGCTCGAAGGGGTCCAGTATCACACAGAAACCCTCGATATTGCCCCGGGTGACCGGTTCATCCTTTGCACCGATGGCCTTTTGGAATTTCATGACCCAAAAACAGGAAAAACAAAGAGCTGGGTCGATTCATTGTCCCTTCTTGAACAGTTTGCAGATGAATTAAAAAATACAGACCTCCCATCCCTGCCACAAGAACTGGTAAACAAATTTGCCCTTCTCGGCCAGTCAGATGATGATAAGGCGGTGCTTGTAACGGAAGTGTAG
- the mntA gene encoding type VII toxin-antitoxin system MntA family adenylyltransferase antitoxin: MTTVDVLINSLCKAIEGFPGLRFAVLFGSRARGEARDTSDVDIGLSFLSPPPLLQLGGMVSALEEATGIPVDIVELDGLASRNPLLAYKIATEGLLLAEREPGAFDAFRALAYSMYFDAEPFLEAVRATLSERIRTGNFARPNHA, from the coding sequence ATGACTACGGTTGATGTTTTAATAAACAGTCTTTGCAAAGCCATCGAGGGTTTCCCCGGATTGCGCTTTGCAGTTCTCTTTGGATCCCGCGCCCGAGGCGAGGCGCGAGATACAAGCGATGTTGATATAGGCTTGTCTTTTTTGTCGCCGCCTCCGCTTTTACAGCTTGGCGGTATGGTGAGCGCCCTTGAGGAAGCAACCGGGATACCTGTGGACATTGTCGAGCTTGATGGACTTGCCTCACGGAATCCACTCTTGGCCTACAAAATCGCAACGGAAGGCCTGCTCCTTGCGGAGCGTGAACCAGGCGCCTTTGATGCCTTCCGTGCTCTGGCATATTCGATGTACTTTGATGCGGAGCCTTTCCTGGAAGCCGTCCGCGCCACACTGTCGGAGCGCATTCGAACCGGTAATTTCGCGAGGCCAAACCATGCTTGA
- a CDS encoding AAA family ATPase has protein sequence MSEQSVNIKSFGPIKNVVLPIYDIIIFNGRQSSGKSTIAKVVYLFKSLPDIISQLIVSDRNLLQDFDKKLVITVRNQILAMFGTTKHFNDFEIILTYGEQKFIKIVKDYNSGHARVTYSKELKDALKEVANSSEIFWKSSANESINNFNAFYISRAYFFNEIHEKISKIFDEQREALYVPAGRSLVSTLSGELRNIDSYNFDSLMKDFVQKILHYRDRFSKNLDEIIEDKKRLTANPIDFEKVSAAKKLITDIIQGEYRYENGEEKLMLDKETYVKIKFSSSGQQEALWILNLLFLQILDNKKSFMVFEEPESHLYPEAQYAIVKFIALFFSNTENQGIITTHSPYVMAALNTLLLAGQAKDKNAEKIKRIINKQFWIDISRVSAYFVENGEIKSILDNETNLIDPYYIDSASSAINEDFDALLELGGANVPQ, from the coding sequence ATGAGTGAACAAAGCGTAAATATTAAGTCATTCGGTCCCATAAAGAATGTTGTTCTCCCTATTTATGATATAATTATTTTTAATGGCAGGCAAAGTAGTGGAAAAAGTACTATTGCAAAGGTTGTATACCTTTTTAAGTCATTGCCCGATATTATTTCCCAGTTGATTGTATCAGACAGAAATTTACTACAAGATTTTGATAAGAAGTTAGTGATAACAGTTCGCAATCAAATTTTGGCAATGTTTGGAACCACAAAGCATTTTAATGATTTTGAAATTATACTAACCTATGGGGAGCAAAAATTTATAAAAATAGTAAAAGATTATAACTCTGGACATGCCAGGGTGACATATTCTAAAGAGTTAAAAGATGCATTAAAAGAAGTTGCTAATTCCAGTGAAATTTTTTGGAAAAGTTCTGCGAATGAATCGATTAATAATTTTAATGCCTTTTATATTTCCAGAGCTTATTTTTTTAACGAAATACATGAAAAGATAAGCAAAATTTTTGATGAACAACGAGAAGCTCTTTATGTACCAGCCGGTAGAAGTCTCGTAAGCACCCTGTCTGGAGAGCTCAGAAATATTGATTCATATAATTTTGACTCTTTAATGAAAGATTTTGTACAAAAAATATTGCACTATAGAGACCGGTTTTCTAAAAACCTGGATGAGATCATAGAAGATAAAAAAAGGCTTACAGCAAATCCTATAGATTTTGAAAAAGTTTCCGCGGCAAAAAAGCTAATTACAGATATTATTCAAGGTGAATATCGATATGAAAATGGCGAAGAAAAGCTGATGCTTGATAAAGAAACCTATGTAAAAATAAAGTTTTCATCATCAGGACAGCAGGAAGCTCTCTGGATATTGAACTTATTGTTTTTGCAAATTCTGGATAATAAAAAATCCTTTATGGTTTTTGAAGAGCCAGAATCTCATTTGTACCCAGAAGCTCAGTATGCAATCGTGAAATTTATAGCCTTATTTTTTTCAAATACGGAGAACCAGGGAATCATAACTACCCATAGCCCGTATGTCATGGCTGCACTAAACACTCTTTTACTCGCCGGACAAGCAAAGGATAAAAATGCCGAAAAAATCAAAAGAATAATTAACAAGCAATTCTGGATAGATATTTCAAGGGTTTCGGCATATTTTGTAGAGAATGGGGAAATCAAAAGTATTCTGGATAATGAAACGAATCTTATTGATCCGTATTACATTGACTCTGCCAGTAGTGCTATTAATGAAGATTTTGATGCCCTGTTAGAGCTCGGGGGTGCTAATGTTCCCCAATAG
- a CDS encoding acetyltransferase — MKKIILIGGGGHCKSVIDVIERTKRFKIVGIIDKPERIGEYVLGYKIIGCDNDLEIIRKYIQYAFITVGQIGSGEIRAGLYNKLCSLGYTLPVVISPLAYVSKHAKIESGTIIMHHALVNANAKIGFNCIINSKALIEHDAVIGNHCHVATAAVVNGGVVIRDHTFFGSNATSKQMCIIEGFIKAGSIAK; from the coding sequence ATGAAAAAAATAATATTGATTGGTGGAGGAGGACATTGTAAATCGGTTATTGATGTAATAGAAAGAACAAAGAGATTTAAAATTGTTGGAATAATTGATAAGCCTGAACGCATTGGAGAATATGTTCTTGGTTATAAAATTATAGGCTGTGATAACGATTTAGAAATAATTAGAAAATATATACAATATGCTTTTATTACAGTAGGACAGATTGGATCAGGTGAGATTAGAGCAGGTTTATATAATAAGCTCTGCTCTCTTGGGTATACATTACCTGTAGTAATATCACCCTTAGCATATGTGTCTAAACATGCAAAAATAGAAAGCGGTACTATTATAATGCATCATGCATTAGTCAATGCTAATGCAAAGATAGGTTTTAATTGCATTATTAATAGTAAAGCACTTATTGAACATGATGCTGTTATAGGAAATCATTGCCATGTTGCGACGGCAGCTGTTGTAAATGGTGGTGTAGTTATTCGAGATCATACATTTTTTGGCAGTAATGCTACTTCAAAACAAATGTGTATAATTGAAGGTTTTATTAAAGCAGGAAGTATTGCAAAATGA
- the hepT gene encoding type VII toxin-antitoxin system HepT family RNase toxin, with protein MLERLIQLEENLKQIVIDTACAICARYNLGTPRSYGDCLRLMGDAGYVPKDLARILVSVVGLRNLLIHEYVSVDEERIMSFLNELDVFRRYATVVRQYLET; from the coding sequence ATGCTTGAACGGCTGATTCAGCTCGAAGAAAACTTGAAACAAATAGTCATCGATACAGCCTGCGCTATCTGCGCACGCTATAACCTGGGCACGCCGCGCAGTTACGGAGATTGCCTGCGCCTCATGGGTGATGCGGGGTATGTTCCTAAAGATCTCGCACGTATCCTGGTCAGTGTCGTAGGATTGAGGAACCTCCTTATCCATGAGTATGTCAGTGTGGATGAGGAGCGTATCATGAGCTTTCTTAATGAGCTCGATGTGTTCCGCCGCTACGCCACTGTGGTGCGACAGTACTTGGAGACATAA
- a CDS encoding metallophosphoesterase family protein → MASGLTAPTLLVLSDTHGVLQNLAAVLNWAKNRKDITHLAFLGDGAADLPIVAERVGYRPAWTLVRGNGDFEHHLPLQQTVQFADKRLFLTHGHIQGVHDSLDTLLRVAAMEEVDAILFGHIHRPYWEELDHRLVLNPGSLGKPRNPQGPTFATITCPPGKWFEIRFWTVSPGVLGNLTVRELEL, encoded by the coding sequence ATGGCTTCTGGTCTTACTGCCCCTACTTTGCTGGTTCTTTCCGACACCCATGGAGTACTTCAAAATCTTGCGGCAGTTCTGAACTGGGCAAAAAACCGCAAGGATATTACCCATCTCGCCTTTCTGGGAGACGGAGCGGCGGACCTGCCGATAGTGGCGGAACGGGTGGGCTACCGGCCTGCATGGACCCTGGTACGGGGTAATGGGGACTTTGAACACCACCTGCCATTACAACAAACAGTACAATTTGCCGATAAACGCTTGTTTCTCACCCACGGTCATATCCAGGGGGTCCACGACAGTCTGGATACCCTCCTCAGGGTGGCCGCCATGGAAGAAGTGGATGCCATCCTCTTTGGCCACATTCATCGACCCTATTGGGAGGAACTGGACCACCGCCTCGTACTGAACCCGGGCAGTCTCGGTAAGCCCCGGAATCCCCAGGGGCCCACCTTTGCCACCATCACCTGTCCGCCAGGGAAATGGTTCGAAATCCGGTTCTGGACCGTAAGCCCCGGAGTCCTAGGAAACCTTACCGTGCGGGAGCTTGAGTTATAG